CGCGCAGATTCAGACGGTTCATGTTCTGTCCGATGATCGGCGAGAGGACCAGCGCGAGCAAGCCGACCGGCGCCGTGGCGAGACCCGCCTTGCCCGCCGTGTAGTCCATCACCGTCTGCAACCAGAGCGGAAAGATGACGACCGACGCGAAAAACGTCATGAAGCCGAACGAGATCACGACCACGCCGAGCGCGAAGTTGCGATCCTTGAACAGCGACAGGTCGACGATCGGCTTGTCGGACGTCAGCTCCCACAGAATCAGGAACGACAGACAGACCGCCGCTGTTATCGCGAGCGTGACGATCAGGCTGTTGTTGAACCAGTCGCGGTCCTTGCCGAGGTCGAGCATCATCTGCAACGACCCGACGCCCACCGCCAGCAATGCGAGTCCGATTACGTCGATGGGCAGCTTCTGCGTCTTTGTCTCGTGTCCGCGCAGCAGGATGAGGCACGACACGGCCGAAAACACGCCGACCGGCGCGTTGATGTAGAAGATCCATGGCCACGTATAGTTGTCGGTGATCCATCCGCCGATCACGGGGCCGAAGATCGGCGCGACGATGACGGTCATCGCCCACAAGCCGAGCGCGAGGCCGCGCTTCTTTTCTGGAAAGCTGCGCAAGAGAATGGTCTGCGAGAGTGGCACCATCGGGCCGGACACCAGCCCTTGCAGCAGACGGAAGACGACGAGCGACTCCATGTTGGGCGCCAGTCCGCAAAGCATAGACGCAATCGTGAAGGCCGTCACCGACATGACGAACAGCTTCGCTTCACCGACGCGCCGCGCGAGCCAGCCGGTCAGCGGAACGGCGATGGCCGCGGCCACCGCGTACGAGCTGATGACCCAAGTGCCCTGGCTGTTCGAGACGCCCAGACTACCGGCGATGGTCGGTACCGCTACGTTTGCGATGGACGTGTCGAGCACCTCCATGAACGTGCCCAGTGCCAGGCCGATGGTGAGGATGGCCAGCCGTCCTCCGGTGAGCGGCGCGCCCTGCGGTTCTGCAGCCGGGGCGGCGGAGTTTGCCGTGGCAGCGTCTGCCATGTGATGCGTCTCCCTGAAATGACGGCCGCCTCGCACAGCCCTTTGGGGCGATGCGCTCCGAGGCCGCGCGTTCGAAGTCTTCCCCGGATGGTGCCGCACATCCGGCGTGCTGTGCGACGCAGGTTTGGAAGCGGGTCTCTAATTTGTCAGCATGCACGGTTCATAACCTTGCCACTTCGCTCGATTTTCGTGAATCACGCGTCCCGTAAGGGTTTGCGGACGGCGCAACTCCTGCCGCCCGCCCCCTTCGCCATTGTTCGTTCGACGCCGCCGACTGCCGGACGTTTTTGCCCCTTGACGCCGTAGGGGCGGCGGGATTGAATCGCCGGTAGCGCTCGACGTTTGCGATGTCACGCCGCCGTTTCGCGGACGCTGTCGTCACGTCGTCGTTGTCTTGCAGGCTCAAATAAAAAAGTATTCTCGTCCCTTGCCGATCCGCGATCCGGCGAGAGCGAAATCACAGGATAAGCCCATGCAGCCAGGTAGCGTCGTCCCTCTTCATTACAGCGAGTTCCTTGTCCTGCTTTCCTTCGTGATA
This is a stretch of genomic DNA from Pandoraea faecigallinarum. It encodes these proteins:
- a CDS encoding DHA2 family efflux MFS transporter permease subunit, with protein sequence MADAATANSAAPAAEPQGAPLTGGRLAILTIGLALGTFMEVLDTSIANVAVPTIAGSLGVSNSQGTWVISSYAVAAAIAVPLTGWLARRVGEAKLFVMSVTAFTIASMLCGLAPNMESLVVFRLLQGLVSGPMVPLSQTILLRSFPEKKRGLALGLWAMTVIVAPIFGPVIGGWITDNYTWPWIFYINAPVGVFSAVSCLILLRGHETKTQKLPIDVIGLALLAVGVGSLQMMLDLGKDRDWFNNSLIVTLAITAAVCLSFLILWELTSDKPIVDLSLFKDRNFALGVVVISFGFMTFFASVVIFPLWLQTVMDYTAGKAGLATAPVGLLALVLSPIIGQNMNRLNLRAVASFAFFVFAGVSFWNSHFALNLSFAKVIEPRLVQGIGIACFFVPVTTITLSSISDERLAAASGLSNFFRTLSGAIGTAVSTTMWEDRAIYHHARLAEYVTPYSDTTTSYLEQLRQALGLSPQSGADLGMLNDLVTRQSFMLATNDIFHLSGYVFLAMAVLVWLTKPKKGASASMGH